The following coding sequences are from one Syngnathus acus chromosome 14, fSynAcu1.2, whole genome shotgun sequence window:
- the tmprss2 gene encoding transmembrane protease serine 2: MNVNQANGPTYDNMGFQHEKGRPPPFAPQQGLYPSLPTPTYVAFAPKPINTHQSTTPATPPVTTETKEKKTCPWKRILGGSVIVLMILAIVALLLWYFLYFKCPLGKPCKYSWKCLRPTQWYDGIHDCPHGEDEICFRHHGSNFTLESFSSYTESWVPVCGDGWDDNFGKAVCEQMGYKREEYARYSKTNISTAGKFVKLRRDSNHELPIQPQLVPSVLCLEGSVRLHCVDCGESSASPNSRIVGGREAKVGAWPWQVSLQVSRQGHVCGGSIISQHWILSAAHCFQRSQFSKPSMWTVHAGKIKLSEMKFTFGNRVDKIISHEKFDSDTNDNDVALLKLLTPLTFSKTVKPVCLPNFGMEFSDGQPAWITGWGALRSSGPSPDILNEAEVTIYSRKKCNNCTILDGAVTESMICAGKLSGGVDSCQGDSGGPLVVKESNKWWLAGDTSWGIGCALKNKPGVYGNVSYLLDWIYWKMATN, encoded by the exons ATGAATGTTAATCAG GCAAATGGTCCCACTTATGATAATATGGGCTTTCAGCATGAGAAAGGAAGACCCCCACCATTCGCCCCACAGCAAGGCCTCTATCCGAGTCTACCGACTCCGACCTATGTCGCCTTCGCTCCCAAACCTATTAACACACACCAAAGCACGACACCTGCTACGCCACCAGTTACTACAGAAACCAAAG aaaaaaaaacgtgtccATGGAAACGAATCCTTGGTGGATCCGTAATTGTTCTTATGATTCTGGCTATTGTGGCGCTCTTATTGTGGTACTTCt TGTACTTCAAATGTCCATTGGGCAAGCCATGCAAGTATAGTTGGAAGTGTCTTCGCCCCACCCAGTGGTATGATGGAATACATGACTGTCCACATGGAGAAGATGAGATCTGCT TTCGCCATCATGGAAGCAACTTCACGTTGGAGAGTTTCTCATCATACACCGAATCGTGGGTTCCTGTTTGTGGCGATGGATGGGATGACAATTTTGGGAAGGCTGTGTGCGAGCAGATGGGTTATAAGAG GGAGGAGTATGCAAGgtacagcaaaacaaacatatcAACCGCGGGAAAATTCGTAAAGCTGAGGCGTGACAGCAACCATGAATTGCCAATACAGCCCCAGCTGGTTCCCAG CGTACTTTGCTTAGAGGGATCTGTCAGGCTTCACTGTGTTG aTTGTGGAGAAAGTTCTGCATCCCCTAACAGTCGCATTGTAGGTGGTAGAGAGGCTAAAGTTGGCGCCTGGCCATGGCAGGTCAGTCTCCAGGTTTCCCGTCAAGGACACGTTTGTGGAGGCTCTATTATCAGCCAGCACTGGATTTTATCTGCTGCGCACTGCTTCCAACG GTCCCAGTTCTCCAAGCCATCAATGTGGACTGTGCACGCTGGCAAGATAAAGTTGTCTGAGATGAAGTTCACTTTTGGCAATCGAGTTGACAAAATCATCAGTCATGAGAAGTTTGACTCGGATACTAACGACAATGACGTCGCACTTTTGAAGCTGTTAAcacctttgacattttcaa AGACAGTAAAGCCAGTTTGCTTACCAAACTTCGGCATGGAATTCTCAGACGGACAACCGGCTTGGATTACAGGTTGGGGAGCTTTGCGATCATCTG GCCCATCCCCAGACATACTAAATGAGGCTGAGGTGACAATTTACAGCCGAAAGAAGTGTAACAACTGTACAATATTAGATGGGGCAGTTACAGAGTCGATGATTTGTGCCGGCAAACTCAGCGGAGGCGTCGATTCATGTCAG GGGGACAGCGGAGGACCTTTGGTGGTCAAAGAATCCAACAAGTGGTGGCTGGCAGGTGACACTAGCTGGGGGATTGGCTGTGCTCTGAAGAACAAGCCAGGGGTCTACGGCAATGTATCCTACCTTCTTGACTGGATATATTGGAAGATGGCG ACCAATTGA